A genomic stretch from Desulfohalobium retbaense DSM 5692 includes:
- the topA gene encoding type I DNA topoisomerase: MSTDLIIVESPAKVKTIRKFLGSDYLVEASVGHVRDLPSSNLGVDEDNNFQPQYQIISGKQKVVSRLKSAAKKATTVYLAPDPDREGEAIAWHVAELLKKTNTNLKRIQFNEITSRAVKDALEHPRDLDERLFYSQQARRILDRLVGYKISPLLWKKVKRGLSAGRVQSVALRLIAERERERQQFDPQEYWVLKAHVQAAAPPPVVAELWKIGGKKPHVANETQALEIEKKVSEAGFHVESVEEKERKRHPKPPFITSTLQQDASNRLGFAAKRTMRIAQQLYEGLDLGDKGTTALITYMRTDSVRISNEARNAAQKWIVSTLGEAYYPEKPRYFKTKGSAQDAHEAIRPVDPTLTPGSIQSYLSREHFRLYKLIWERFMASQMAPARFWDTQLTLASANTLWRAKGERLIFDGYLRVYSADKSQEEVELPKVQAKDALTLEKIDKEQKFTQPPARFSEASLVRKLEELGIGRPSTYAQIISTLLDRNYVQLAKKQFVPTEMGFVVADLLTAHFPQLLDVGFTAEMEKKLDSVAEGDQDWTQLLREFTESFYPTLEKAEQEMQQVKTGVETGVSCPKCGKPVVIKFGRNGEFLACTAYPDCDFTSNFTRDEAGTIVIVEPEPQERQKVGTCPECGQDLVLKKARTGSRFIACTGYPKCKYTQSYSTGVKCPKQDCPGELVEKSSKRGKVFYACNQYPDCKTAYWNWPIAEECPTCGSPILVRKETKARGEHVACPEKGCGYWRELRDDEKH; this comes from the coding sequence ATGAGCACAGACCTGATTATCGTTGAATCGCCGGCCAAGGTAAAAACCATCCGCAAGTTCCTGGGGTCCGACTATCTTGTCGAGGCCTCGGTCGGACACGTCCGCGACTTGCCCTCAAGCAATCTTGGGGTGGATGAAGACAACAATTTCCAGCCCCAATACCAGATTATTTCCGGAAAACAGAAGGTCGTCAGCCGCCTGAAAAGCGCGGCCAAAAAAGCCACGACCGTCTATCTGGCTCCCGACCCGGACCGGGAAGGGGAAGCGATTGCTTGGCATGTGGCCGAACTGCTCAAAAAAACAAATACCAATCTCAAACGGATCCAATTCAATGAGATCACGTCCCGGGCGGTCAAAGACGCCCTGGAGCATCCCCGGGATCTAGACGAACGGCTGTTCTATTCCCAGCAGGCCCGGCGCATCCTGGACCGCCTCGTCGGCTATAAAATCTCACCGCTTCTCTGGAAAAAGGTCAAGCGGGGTCTGTCCGCCGGACGGGTCCAGTCGGTGGCCCTGCGGCTTATAGCCGAACGCGAACGTGAACGCCAGCAATTTGATCCTCAGGAATACTGGGTCCTCAAGGCCCATGTCCAGGCCGCGGCCCCGCCGCCGGTGGTCGCCGAATTGTGGAAAATCGGCGGCAAAAAACCCCATGTCGCCAACGAGACCCAGGCCCTGGAAATAGAAAAGAAGGTCTCCGAAGCCGGTTTCCATGTCGAATCCGTGGAAGAAAAGGAACGCAAACGGCACCCCAAGCCGCCGTTTATCACCTCGACCCTCCAGCAGGACGCCAGCAACCGGCTCGGGTTCGCCGCCAAACGGACCATGCGCATCGCCCAGCAGCTCTACGAAGGGCTGGATCTGGGCGACAAGGGCACGACAGCGCTGATCACCTACATGCGCACCGACTCCGTGCGTATCTCCAACGAGGCCCGCAATGCGGCCCAAAAATGGATCGTCTCCACCCTGGGCGAGGCCTACTATCCCGAAAAGCCGCGCTATTTCAAGACCAAGGGGTCAGCTCAGGACGCCCACGAAGCCATCCGCCCCGTCGATCCGACCCTGACCCCCGGATCCATACAGTCCTACCTCTCCCGGGAGCATTTCCGGCTCTACAAACTCATCTGGGAACGGTTCATGGCCTCGCAGATGGCCCCGGCCCGGTTCTGGGATACCCAGCTCACCCTCGCCTCGGCCAACACCTTGTGGCGGGCCAAAGGGGAACGGCTCATCTTTGACGGCTACCTCCGGGTCTATTCGGCCGACAAATCCCAGGAAGAGGTCGAACTGCCCAAGGTCCAGGCGAAGGACGCCCTGACCCTGGAAAAAATCGACAAAGAACAGAAATTTACCCAACCGCCGGCCCGGTTTTCCGAAGCCTCGCTGGTGCGCAAACTCGAAGAGCTCGGTATCGGTCGCCCCTCGACGTATGCCCAGATCATCTCCACGTTGCTCGACCGCAACTACGTCCAGCTGGCCAAAAAGCAATTCGTGCCCACGGAAATGGGCTTTGTGGTCGCCGACCTGCTCACGGCGCATTTCCCGCAGCTCTTGGACGTCGGCTTCACGGCGGAGATGGAAAAGAAACTCGACAGTGTCGCCGAGGGGGACCAGGACTGGACGCAACTCCTGCGCGAATTCACCGAGAGCTTCTATCCCACCCTGGAAAAGGCCGAACAGGAGATGCAGCAGGTCAAGACCGGGGTCGAAACCGGGGTCAGCTGTCCCAAATGCGGGAAGCCGGTGGTCATCAAATTCGGCCGCAACGGCGAATTTCTGGCCTGTACCGCGTATCCGGACTGCGACTTCACCTCGAACTTCACCCGCGACGAGGCCGGCACTATCGTCATCGTTGAGCCCGAACCCCAGGAGCGGCAAAAAGTGGGCACCTGCCCCGAGTGCGGCCAGGACCTCGTGCTCAAAAAGGCCCGCACCGGCAGCCGCTTTATCGCCTGCACCGGCTACCCCAAATGCAAATACACCCAGTCCTACTCCACGGGCGTCAAATGCCCCAAACAAGACTGCCCGGGCGAACTGGTGGAAAAAAGCTCCAAACGGGGCAAGGTCTTCTACGCCTGCAACCAGTATCCGGACTGCAAGACCGCCTATTGGAACTGGCCCATCGCCGAAGAGTGCCCTACCTGCGGCTCACCGATCCTCGTGCGCAAGGAGACCAAGGCCCGTGGCGAGCATGTCGCCTGCCCGGAAAAGGGCTGCGGCTATTGGCGGGAATTGCGCGACGACGAAAAACACTAG
- the era gene encoding GTPase Era, with protein MDESSFGEDYGGTYRSGLVAIIGPPNAGKSTLLNQFLGQKVAIVSPKPQTTRNQISGILSTDEAQVVFLDTPGVHKSGQRFNRYMVDAAWRALTASEAVLLVLDAGLYLARPQLLERDTSLMRKRVQQSGNPVFLALNKTDTIKDKSRLLPLLQRLSELWPEAELHPISALRGNETDALLSGLLGALPEGPPLYPEDQISTLPMRFMTAEIIREKLFLALEKELPYNLAVIVEQWEERPTGISVYATIYVARPSQKAIVIGKGGRLLKEIGQQSRLELAEMIEKPVHLDLWVKVKKRWHEDMSFLGELGLTE; from the coding sequence ATGGACGAGAGCTCCTTTGGGGAGGATTACGGCGGGACGTATCGTAGCGGCCTGGTGGCCATTATTGGTCCGCCGAACGCTGGAAAATCAACACTTTTGAATCAATTTCTGGGCCAGAAGGTGGCTATTGTCAGCCCCAAACCCCAGACCACCCGCAATCAGATCAGCGGCATCCTGAGTACGGATGAGGCCCAGGTGGTCTTTCTGGACACCCCGGGTGTGCACAAGTCCGGCCAGCGGTTTAACCGCTACATGGTCGATGCGGCCTGGCGGGCGCTGACCGCTTCCGAAGCGGTCTTGCTGGTCTTGGACGCCGGGCTTTATCTCGCGCGGCCGCAGCTGCTGGAGCGGGACACGAGCCTGATGCGCAAACGGGTCCAACAAAGCGGCAATCCGGTTTTCCTGGCCCTGAACAAGACCGATACGATCAAGGATAAATCCCGTTTGCTGCCGCTGTTGCAGCGCTTGAGCGAGCTGTGGCCCGAGGCCGAACTCCATCCTATCAGCGCCCTGCGCGGTAATGAGACGGATGCTCTGCTGTCCGGGTTGTTGGGGGCTTTGCCCGAAGGGCCGCCGCTGTATCCTGAAGACCAGATCTCGACGTTGCCGATGCGGTTCATGACCGCAGAGATTATCCGGGAGAAGCTCTTTTTGGCCCTGGAAAAGGAATTGCCCTATAATCTGGCGGTCATTGTCGAACAATGGGAGGAACGGCCCACGGGGATTTCGGTCTACGCGACCATCTATGTCGCCCGCCCAAGCCAGAAAGCCATAGTAATCGGCAAAGGCGGACGGTTGCTCAAGGAGATCGGTCAGCAGTCCCGGCTGGAACTTGCCGAGATGATCGAAAAACCGGTGCATCTCGACCTCTGGGTCAAGGTCAAGAAGCGGTGGCACGAAGACATGTCCTTTTTGGGCGAGCTCGGGCTTACGGAATAA
- a CDS encoding YggS family pyridoxal phosphate-dependent enzyme: protein MDTQTPYAERVQEIKETMAAAARAADRDPAEVTLVAVSKYQPIEAIAAVHAAGQTHFGENYIQEALDKQDQCDISPIQWHFIGHLQRNKAKFVPGRFDLVHTVDSVRLAQMLDKKAAEAGVVQAILLQVSLAGEEQKAGLAPEALEETLDTVGQLPHLQLQGFMTMPPYFNDPERVRPLFCRLRELRDEAQNQLGRELPHLSMGMSGDFEVAIAEGATLVRVGTRIFGPRPQKSL, encoded by the coding sequence ATGGATACACAGACGCCCTATGCCGAGCGGGTGCAAGAGATCAAGGAAACGATGGCCGCGGCAGCGCGCGCGGCCGACCGCGATCCGGCCGAAGTGACCCTGGTCGCTGTTTCCAAATATCAACCGATAGAGGCCATTGCCGCCGTGCATGCCGCGGGGCAGACCCATTTTGGGGAGAATTACATTCAGGAGGCCCTGGATAAACAGGACCAATGCGACATCTCCCCCATCCAGTGGCATTTCATCGGCCATTTGCAGCGCAACAAAGCCAAATTCGTGCCTGGGCGCTTTGATCTGGTGCACACCGTGGATTCGGTGCGCCTGGCGCAGATGCTGGATAAAAAAGCCGCGGAAGCTGGTGTGGTGCAGGCCATATTGCTGCAGGTCAGCCTGGCCGGAGAAGAGCAGAAGGCGGGGCTGGCACCGGAAGCATTGGAGGAGACCCTTGACACGGTGGGGCAGCTGCCCCACCTGCAACTGCAGGGGTTTATGACCATGCCGCCGTATTTTAATGACCCGGAACGGGTCCGTCCTCTCTTTTGCCGTCTGCGCGAACTCCGTGACGAGGCGCAAAACCAGCTGGGCAGGGAGTTGCCGCATTTGTCGATGGGCATGAGCGGGGATTTTGAGGTGGCCATCGCTGAGGGCGCGACCCTGGTGCGCGTCGGGACCCGGATTTTCGGGCCGCGGCCGCAAAAGAGCCTGTAG
- the rlmB gene encoding 23S rRNA (guanosine(2251)-2'-O)-methyltransferase RlmB, which produces MTEYSHVVAGLHPVKELLERTPDRVETVLLQKGGRQQKEIKDLCQATGIRFQILPRAQLDKLISAHHQGIAARVFSPGFVDPQVLLETVADAPLPLLIALDQVQDPGNIGTLARTLYSLGGAGLVLPKNRSAPLGGGALKASSGALNYLPVAQVTNLGRFLEQATQAALPVIGTGLTPDSLSVYKARLSTPAVLVLGNEHKGMRPGVAKKCETVVSIPLQRQFDSLNVAQAGAILISEFLRQRG; this is translated from the coding sequence GTGACCGAATACAGCCACGTTGTTGCCGGACTCCATCCGGTCAAGGAACTCCTGGAACGGACACCGGACCGGGTGGAAACCGTCTTGCTCCAAAAAGGGGGGAGACAGCAAAAAGAGATCAAAGATTTGTGTCAGGCAACCGGGATCCGGTTCCAGATTTTGCCCCGGGCCCAGCTCGATAAGCTCATATCAGCCCACCACCAGGGCATCGCCGCCCGTGTCTTCAGCCCGGGGTTCGTCGATCCGCAGGTCCTGCTGGAAACCGTTGCGGACGCTCCTTTGCCCTTGCTCATCGCTCTGGACCAAGTCCAAGACCCCGGCAACATCGGCACCCTGGCCCGCACCCTCTACAGTCTGGGGGGCGCCGGCCTGGTTTTGCCCAAAAACAGGAGCGCTCCCCTTGGTGGCGGCGCCTTAAAGGCCTCCTCCGGGGCGCTCAACTATTTGCCGGTGGCCCAGGTCACCAATTTGGGGCGGTTCCTGGAACAGGCCACGCAAGCCGCTCTCCCGGTCATCGGCACCGGCCTGACTCCCGATTCCCTAAGCGTCTACAAGGCGCGACTCTCCACGCCTGCCGTCCTGGTGCTCGGCAACGAACACAAGGGCATGCGCCCCGGGGTGGCCAAAAAATGCGAAACCGTGGTCTCCATCCCCTTGCAGCGCCAATTCGATTCCTTGAACGTGGCTCAGGCCGGGGCCATTTTGATCAGCGAATTCCTGCGCCAGCGGGGCTGA
- a CDS encoding LysM peptidoglycan-binding domain-containing protein, whose protein sequence is MPYVFPRAFVLVLLLAVGCAPLTNSPQSQHTGKMQNATPENTAVNASCPVSAAPSAVTEKAARNASKPEQQDLAAEATGSDADLKQPLEEEVQADVSSNATDKEPALTQAEKKALESEAEIQFDLDVRETERMQKFFRYYTHKHRKTFQRWLKRAEPYLPHIRKVITEKGLPQDLVFLPFAESGFNPWAYSRAGAAGLWQFMPATGRHFDLRVDWWMDERRDPYASTQAAAEYLSRLYGQFQDWYLALAAYNAGEGNVGRALERSGCDNFYDLASSRRYLKSETRNYVPKFQAILKIVRNLEELGFEPIDWDASPEPSQVAIKGGTDLMGLADATGMSWSEFRKANPKFRRTVSPPDASYQVQIPAPKVAQAKAYLDGPRAQKMAGGKRYRVRSGDSWWRIARRFDVPLTALMRLNNTRSKMLHPGDSVLIPVSGEAARARVAAQDGEYVVQRGDSLWELARRMDTTVTKLRRANNLQNTTLRVGQRLTIPGGSQKAKTRQIAQRRSNYTVKKGDTLWELSRRFGLSLNTLVQANGIGRSSALQVGQKLYIPDRGRTTQVAKAREKAAHQRLVRYTVRQGDNLWTIARRFGVSADALQDWNNLGKNELIHPGDNLRVYIQ, encoded by the coding sequence ATGCCATATGTATTCCCCCGTGCCTTTGTCCTCGTGTTGTTGCTGGCCGTTGGCTGCGCACCGCTGACCAACTCCCCGCAGTCGCAGCACACTGGGAAAATGCAAAATGCCACTCCGGAGAACACAGCGGTCAATGCGAGTTGCCCTGTGAGCGCTGCGCCGTCAGCCGTGACTGAGAAAGCGGCAAGAAATGCGTCGAAGCCTGAGCAGCAGGATCTTGCGGCTGAGGCTACCGGAAGCGATGCCGATCTGAAACAGCCTCTGGAAGAAGAGGTCCAGGCGGATGTCTCCAGCAACGCCACTGACAAAGAGCCTGCGTTGACCCAGGCCGAAAAAAAGGCCCTGGAGTCGGAAGCGGAAATCCAGTTCGACCTCGACGTTCGGGAAACCGAACGGATGCAGAAATTTTTCCGCTATTATACCCATAAACACCGCAAGACCTTTCAGCGTTGGCTCAAGCGGGCCGAACCGTATCTGCCGCACATCCGGAAGGTGATCACGGAAAAGGGGCTGCCGCAGGACCTGGTTTTCCTGCCCTTTGCCGAGAGTGGCTTCAACCCGTGGGCCTATTCCCGGGCCGGTGCGGCCGGGTTGTGGCAATTCATGCCCGCCACCGGACGCCATTTCGATCTCCGGGTTGACTGGTGGATGGATGAGCGCCGGGATCCCTACGCCTCTACCCAGGCGGCGGCGGAATACCTCTCCCGCCTCTACGGTCAATTCCAGGACTGGTACCTGGCCCTTGCCGCCTACAACGCCGGTGAAGGCAATGTTGGTCGGGCCCTGGAGCGCAGCGGCTGCGACAATTTCTACGATCTCGCCTCGAGCAGACGGTACCTCAAATCCGAGACCCGCAATTATGTGCCCAAATTTCAAGCTATCCTCAAGATCGTTCGCAATCTCGAGGAACTCGGCTTCGAGCCCATCGACTGGGACGCGTCTCCCGAGCCCTCGCAGGTGGCCATTAAAGGGGGCACTGATCTCATGGGCTTGGCCGATGCCACGGGTATGAGCTGGTCCGAATTTCGGAAAGCCAACCCGAAATTCCGGCGTACGGTCAGCCCCCCGGACGCGAGCTATCAGGTGCAGATCCCGGCCCCCAAGGTGGCGCAGGCCAAGGCCTATCTCGACGGCCCCCGGGCCCAGAAAATGGCCGGCGGCAAACGGTACCGGGTGCGCAGCGGCGATTCCTGGTGGCGTATCGCCCGCCGTTTTGACGTGCCGCTGACCGCGCTGATGCGCTTGAACAATACCCGGTCGAAGATGCTCCATCCCGGGGACTCGGTGCTTATCCCGGTTTCCGGGGAGGCGGCCCGGGCCCGCGTCGCAGCACAGGACGGGGAATATGTCGTGCAACGCGGTGATTCCCTCTGGGAGCTTGCCCGCCGGATGGACACCACCGTCACCAAATTGCGCCGGGCCAACAATTTGCAGAATACGACCCTTCGCGTGGGGCAGCGCCTGACCATTCCGGGGGGCTCCCAGAAGGCCAAGACCCGGCAGATCGCCCAGCGCCGCTCCAACTATACGGTCAAAAAAGGCGACACCCTCTGGGAACTTTCGCGCCGTTTCGGCCTCAGCCTCAATACGCTGGTTCAGGCCAACGGTATCGGCAGGTCGAGCGCGTTGCAGGTCGGGCAGAAGCTGTACATCCCGGACCGCGGCCGGACGACGCAAGTGGCCAAGGCCCGGGAGAAGGCCGCCCATCAACGGCTGGTCCGGTACACGGTCCGCCAGGGCGACAATTTGTGGACCATTGCCCGCCGTTTTGGTGTCAGTGCCGACGCCCTGCAGGACTGGAACAACCTGGGCAAGAACGAATTGATCCACCCTGGCGACAATCTTCGGGTCTATATTCAATAG
- the aroE gene encoding shikimate dehydrogenase — translation MQDPRLFGIIGHPLGHSLSPVLHNWALEAQGIPGSYLRWDIPPARLADFVTAARLLPIHGASVTIPHKVEVIDYLDRITDRARQAGAVNTLYWEQDRLCGTNTDSEGFLAPLLASSRFPRSALILGNGGAARACLAALLEHGTEVWICGRRREQSEVLAAAFGGHVLDWESRSTASAELLVNSTPLGMAGQRESLSPMPQNGSLQNFATVYELIYNPMDTVLIRQAREEGLQTITGLAMFVHQAAAQFRLWTGREMDIPAAWERCTSALGA, via the coding sequence ATGCAGGACCCCCGCCTTTTCGGTATCATCGGCCACCCCCTCGGCCACTCCCTGAGCCCGGTACTGCACAATTGGGCCCTGGAGGCCCAGGGGATCCCGGGCAGCTATCTGCGCTGGGACATCCCGCCGGCGCGTCTGGCGGACTTCGTCACCGCGGCCCGGCTCCTGCCCATCCACGGCGCGAGTGTGACCATCCCGCACAAGGTTGAGGTGATCGACTATCTGGACCGGATCACCGACAGGGCACGCCAAGCCGGGGCAGTCAACACCCTCTACTGGGAGCAGGACCGCCTCTGCGGGACCAACACCGATAGCGAAGGATTCCTGGCTCCCCTGCTGGCCAGTTCCCGCTTCCCCCGCTCGGCCTTGATTCTCGGCAACGGGGGTGCGGCCCGGGCCTGTCTCGCCGCTCTTCTCGAACACGGGACCGAGGTCTGGATCTGCGGGCGCAGACGGGAACAATCCGAGGTCTTGGCCGCTGCCTTTGGGGGGCATGTCCTGGACTGGGAAAGCCGCTCTACCGCCTCGGCCGAACTCCTGGTCAATTCCACGCCCTTGGGCATGGCCGGTCAGCGGGAATCCCTCTCGCCAATGCCGCAAAACGGATCCCTGCAGAACTTTGCGACCGTCTACGAACTGATCTACAACCCCATGGACACGGTCTTGATCCGCCAAGCCCGCGAGGAAGGCTTGCAGACCATCACCGGTCTGGCCATGTTCGTCCACCAGGCCGCGGCCCAATTCCGACTCTGGACCGGCCGGGAGATGGACATCCCCGCCGCCTGGGAGCGCTGCACCTCAGCCCTTGGGGCCTGA
- a CDS encoding 2-oxoacid:acceptor oxidoreductase family protein codes for MSLYKDVIIAGFGGQGVMLIGNLLAYAAMDAGLNVTYIPVYGPEMRGGTANCTVVISDEDIGSPIIHAPQSLIAMNRPSLEKFQPRVQDGGIQIVNDSLVEEQLAEKVRVRSYFVPANDLANEVGTAKMANMVALGAYIQATGVLPLERVKNSLEKVIAAHYAHLIPKNQAALQAGADHVQKQLQ; via the coding sequence ATGAGCCTGTACAAGGACGTTATCATCGCGGGTTTCGGCGGTCAGGGCGTCATGCTCATCGGCAATCTCCTGGCCTATGCCGCCATGGATGCCGGATTGAACGTGACCTATATCCCGGTCTACGGACCGGAAATGCGCGGCGGCACGGCCAATTGCACCGTGGTTATCTCGGACGAGGACATCGGCTCTCCGATCATCCATGCCCCGCAAAGTCTCATCGCCATGAATCGGCCCTCTCTGGAAAAATTCCAGCCCCGGGTTCAGGACGGCGGGATCCAGATCGTCAATGACTCCCTGGTGGAGGAACAATTGGCGGAAAAAGTCCGCGTCCGGAGTTATTTCGTTCCGGCCAACGACCTGGCCAACGAGGTCGGCACCGCCAAGATGGCCAATATGGTCGCCCTGGGGGCCTATATCCAGGCCACTGGAGTCCTGCCTCTGGAGCGGGTCAAAAACAGCCTGGAAAAGGTCATCGCCGCACACTACGCCCATCTGATCCCCAAAAACCAGGCCGCGCTCCAGGCCGGCGCGGACCACGTCCAGAAACAATTGCAATAA
- a CDS encoding thiamine pyrophosphate-dependent enzyme — translation MSSHEKQVFAVTDAVIDVPTHYCPGCQHGTIHRLVGECLDEAGLTEQAICIGSIGCSVFIYNYLNVDAVEAPHGRAPAVATGAKRANPENFVFAYQGDGDLASIGLAEIMHCANRGERVSVVFVNNTVYGMTGGQMAPTTMVGQKTTTCPGGRCAEREGLPMKMAEIIGGLGGTAYSARVAVDTVKHLKQAKKALKKAFEVQTQGKGFGFVELLATCPTNWRMSPLEANARISEEMIPYFPLGTYKDIEDEGGQQS, via the coding sequence ATGTCTAGCCATGAAAAACAAGTCTTCGCTGTCACCGATGCCGTCATCGATGTGCCGACCCACTATTGTCCCGGCTGCCAGCACGGCACCATCCACCGCCTTGTCGGCGAATGTTTGGACGAAGCCGGGTTGACGGAACAGGCCATCTGCATCGGCTCCATCGGGTGTTCTGTATTTATCTACAATTATCTCAATGTGGACGCTGTGGAGGCCCCGCACGGCCGCGCCCCGGCCGTGGCCACCGGCGCCAAGCGGGCCAATCCCGAAAATTTCGTCTTCGCCTACCAGGGCGACGGCGACCTCGCCTCCATTGGCCTCGCGGAAATCATGCACTGCGCCAACCGCGGCGAGCGGGTCTCGGTGGTCTTCGTCAACAACACGGTGTACGGCATGACCGGGGGCCAGATGGCTCCGACGACGATGGTCGGCCAAAAGACGACCACCTGTCCTGGTGGCCGCTGCGCCGAACGCGAGGGCCTGCCCATGAAGATGGCCGAAATCATTGGCGGTCTCGGTGGCACGGCCTATTCGGCCCGTGTCGCGGTGGATACGGTCAAGCACCTCAAGCAGGCCAAAAAAGCGCTCAAAAAGGCCTTTGAGGTCCAGACCCAGGGCAAAGGTTTCGGGTTCGTGGAACTCTTGGCAACATGTCCCACCAACTGGCGCATGTCCCCGCTTGAGGCCAACGCCCGCATCAGCGAGGAAATGATCCCCTATTTTCCGCTGGGCACATACAAAGACATCGAGGACGAGGGGGGACAGCAGTCATGA
- a CDS encoding 3-methyl-2-oxobutanoate dehydrogenase subunit VorB — translation MPHSSGERIFIKGNEAIARGALAAGCQCFFGYPITPQNDIPEFLSTALPEAGGEFVQAESEVAAANMLLGAAACGKRAMTSSSSPGISLKQEAISYLAGSELPAVIVNISRGGPGLGDIGPSQGDYFQSTRGGGHGDYRLLVLAPGSCQEAYDMTARAFELAFKYRNPVMVLGDAILGQMKEPVTVAAPHTPDPGEAADWALSGAQGRPKRLLKSLFLKDGELADHNQRLQDKYLRMASEIDAETYALEDAELVVVAYGSIGRIVKSTVRRLREQGRRVGLFRPLTVFPFPSKPLQDLARKGKHFLTIEHNLGQMVEDVRLAVCPHGSSALHCCLPGNLPTPEDFEQPIVKALEDTIHV, via the coding sequence ATGCCGCATAGTTCAGGCGAGCGAATCTTCATCAAGGGCAACGAAGCCATCGCCCGTGGCGCCCTGGCTGCCGGTTGCCAATGCTTTTTCGGCTATCCCATCACGCCACAGAATGATATCCCGGAATTCCTTTCCACGGCCCTGCCCGAAGCCGGAGGGGAATTCGTTCAGGCCGAGAGCGAGGTCGCGGCCGCGAACATGCTCCTTGGCGCCGCCGCCTGTGGCAAGCGGGCCATGACCTCTTCCTCGAGCCCCGGCATTTCGCTCAAGCAGGAAGCCATCTCCTACTTGGCCGGCAGTGAGCTGCCGGCGGTCATCGTCAATATCAGCCGCGGCGGCCCCGGACTCGGGGATATCGGCCCCTCCCAGGGCGATTATTTCCAATCCACCCGTGGCGGCGGGCACGGCGACTACCGCCTTTTGGTCCTGGCCCCCGGCAGTTGCCAGGAGGCCTACGACATGACCGCCAGGGCCTTCGAGCTTGCCTTCAAATACCGCAATCCGGTCATGGTCCTCGGCGACGCCATCCTGGGCCAGATGAAAGAACCGGTGACCGTCGCCGCCCCGCATACTCCTGATCCCGGGGAAGCCGCTGACTGGGCGCTCTCCGGCGCGCAGGGTCGCCCCAAACGGCTGCTCAAATCCCTTTTCCTCAAGGACGGCGAGTTGGCGGACCACAATCAACGGCTGCAGGACAAATACCTCCGCATGGCCAGCGAGATCGACGCTGAGACCTACGCCCTCGAGGACGCCGAACTCGTTGTCGTCGCCTACGGCTCCATCGGCCGCATCGTCAAAAGCACGGTCCGCCGCCTGCGCGAGCAGGGACGGCGCGTCGGGCTTTTTCGGCCCTTGACGGTCTTCCCCTTTCCGTCCAAGCCGCTGCAGGATCTGGCCCGGAAAGGGAAACACTTTTTGACCATCGAGCACAACCTCGGTCAGATGGTCGAGGATGTCCGCCTGGCGGTGTGCCCCCACGGCAGTTCTGCGCTGCACTGCTGCCTGCCCGGAAATCTGCCGACGCCCGAGGATTTTGAACAGCCCATCGTCAAGGCCCTGGAGGACACCATCCATGTCTAG
- a CDS encoding 4Fe-4S dicluster domain-containing protein gives MSRVVFRDERCKGCLLCTAACPSEIIVQSQRFNQQGYKVVEVADQDMDKCKGCAFCAMVCPDNVITVFRSSATKENDNAA, from the coding sequence ATGTCCAGAGTTGTCTTTCGGGACGAGCGGTGCAAAGGGTGCCTGTTGTGCACCGCCGCCTGTCCCAGCGAAATCATCGTCCAATCCCAACGCTTCAATCAGCAAGGGTATAAAGTCGTGGAAGTCGCCGACCAGGACATGGACAAATGCAAAGGGTGCGCCTTTTGCGCCATGGTCTGTCCGGACAACGTGATCACCGTCTTCCGCAGTTCGGCCACAAAGGAGAACGACAATGCCGCATAG